The following are encoded together in the Capsulimonas corticalis genome:
- a CDS encoding 2-oxoglutarate dehydrogenase E1 component: MSELSRFFGPNAGYVLDLYDQYQENPESVDPETRAFFADWSPPAGLGSPPVSEGGVVAAIDVNKIVATARVARLVRELGHLTAHIDPLGSPPPGDPGLELETHGLQTRDLTTLPASVVGGPLAVGAPNALEALGRLRRVYSGTIGYEDDHIQVDEERKWIVDAIETRRFFQDFDATQKIDVLKRLTEVETFERFLHTTFIGAKRFSIEGTDMVVPILDAIIHAASVADTREIVMGMAHRGRLNVLAHILGKPYSAILAEFQAAKDESSAVSGTGSSGWTGDVKYHMGARRNYSENGGHEMPITLAPNPSHLEFVDPVAVGRARAAQETRQGRRKTLHDPSASLAILIHGDAAFPGQGVVAETLNLSQLFGYDVGGTIHIITNNQIGFTTSPRDSRSTLYASDLAKGFEIPIVHVNADDPEACIAAARMAHAYRERFGKDFLIDLVGYRRWGHNEGDEPSFTQPRMYENISTHPTVRELWGRELERAGLLTRDEVNAMIKTVQDTLQEARTTPSGRGLSKGPLPYGSGENSLPHVDTAVPAERLIELNEALLARPVGFTANAKLDRTLIVRRRAGIQEENGIEWAHAEALAFASILTEGTPIRLSGQDAERGTFSTRHSVLHDPTTGERYTPLQELPQSTASFAVYNSPLSETAALGFEYGYSMHAAGVLVLWEAQFGDFVNGAQVIVDQFLVSGNAKWLQTPSLVLLLPHGYEGQGPEHSSGRVERFLQLAASDNIRIVNCTTAAQYFHVLRRQAALLHTAPRPLIIMTPKGLLRHPKAASSLQDLATGHFQTVIDDAAARSHASDISRIVLSSGKVYVDLIGNEAFAEASSHLAAVRVEQLYPFPGDVLRDTLASYPNAQEIVWMQEEPKNMGAWTYMEPKLRDLLAPGQTLTYVGRPESASPAEGSIRRHTTEQNRIVAAALSAAPALKVKKAVVKS, from the coding sequence ATGAGTGAGCTCAGCAGGTTTTTCGGCCCAAATGCGGGCTACGTTCTTGATCTTTACGATCAATACCAGGAAAATCCGGAATCTGTGGATCCGGAGACCCGGGCGTTTTTTGCGGACTGGTCGCCTCCGGCCGGTCTGGGATCTCCGCCGGTCAGCGAGGGCGGCGTTGTCGCCGCCATCGATGTCAATAAGATCGTCGCCACGGCGCGCGTTGCGCGCTTGGTGCGAGAGCTAGGACATCTGACCGCGCACATCGATCCGCTTGGCAGTCCGCCTCCCGGCGACCCGGGATTGGAACTGGAGACGCACGGTCTTCAAACCCGCGACCTGACCACCCTTCCCGCAAGCGTCGTCGGCGGACCGCTGGCGGTGGGCGCGCCGAATGCGCTGGAGGCGCTGGGGCGACTGCGCCGCGTTTACTCCGGAACGATCGGTTACGAAGACGATCACATTCAAGTCGACGAAGAACGCAAGTGGATCGTCGACGCGATCGAGACCCGCCGCTTCTTCCAGGACTTCGACGCCACGCAAAAGATCGATGTCCTCAAGCGCCTCACCGAAGTCGAAACCTTCGAGCGCTTCCTCCACACCACCTTCATCGGCGCCAAGCGCTTCTCCATCGAAGGCACCGACATGGTCGTGCCGATCCTCGACGCCATTATCCACGCCGCCTCCGTCGCCGACACGCGCGAAATCGTCATGGGTATGGCGCACCGAGGCCGTCTGAACGTCCTCGCGCATATCCTCGGCAAACCCTACAGCGCGATCCTGGCGGAGTTCCAGGCGGCGAAGGACGAATCGTCGGCGGTCTCCGGAACGGGTTCGTCGGGCTGGACGGGCGATGTCAAGTACCATATGGGCGCGCGCCGCAACTATTCGGAGAATGGCGGGCATGAGATGCCCATCACGCTGGCGCCGAACCCGAGCCACCTGGAGTTCGTCGATCCCGTCGCCGTGGGCCGCGCCCGCGCCGCGCAGGAAACACGCCAGGGACGCCGCAAGACGCTGCACGACCCGAGCGCTTCGCTGGCGATCCTGATCCATGGCGACGCGGCGTTCCCCGGCCAGGGCGTCGTCGCGGAGACGCTCAACCTTTCGCAGCTCTTCGGTTATGATGTGGGCGGCACGATCCATATCATCACGAACAACCAGATCGGTTTCACCACCAGCCCGCGCGATTCGCGCTCGACGCTGTACGCCAGCGACCTGGCGAAGGGGTTCGAGATCCCGATTGTCCATGTCAACGCCGACGATCCAGAGGCGTGTATCGCCGCCGCGCGGATGGCGCACGCGTACCGCGAGCGCTTCGGCAAGGATTTCTTGATCGACCTTGTGGGATACCGGCGCTGGGGACACAACGAGGGCGACGAACCGTCCTTCACGCAGCCCCGGATGTACGAGAACATCTCGACGCATCCAACAGTGCGCGAACTCTGGGGCCGCGAACTGGAGCGCGCCGGTCTGCTCACGCGGGACGAAGTCAACGCGATGATCAAGACGGTGCAGGATACGCTGCAAGAGGCGCGCACGACTCCGTCCGGCCGTGGTCTCTCCAAGGGACCGCTGCCGTACGGCAGCGGCGAAAACTCCCTGCCGCATGTGGACACCGCCGTTCCGGCCGAGCGTTTGATCGAGCTCAACGAAGCGCTGCTGGCCCGCCCGGTGGGCTTCACCGCGAACGCCAAGCTGGACCGCACCTTGATCGTCCGCCGCCGCGCGGGCATTCAGGAAGAGAACGGCATTGAGTGGGCGCACGCGGAAGCGCTGGCGTTCGCGTCGATCCTGACCGAAGGCACGCCGATCCGTCTCAGCGGGCAGGACGCCGAGCGCGGCACCTTCTCCACGCGTCACTCCGTGCTGCACGACCCGACGACCGGCGAGCGCTACACGCCTTTGCAGGAACTGCCGCAGTCCACGGCGAGCTTCGCCGTGTACAACAGCCCGCTCTCCGAAACGGCGGCGCTGGGCTTTGAATACGGCTACAGTATGCACGCGGCCGGCGTCTTGGTGCTCTGGGAAGCGCAGTTCGGCGACTTCGTCAACGGCGCGCAGGTCATCGTCGACCAGTTCCTGGTTTCGGGCAACGCCAAGTGGCTGCAAACCCCGTCGCTTGTACTGCTGCTGCCCCATGGCTACGAAGGGCAGGGGCCGGAGCACTCCAGCGGACGCGTCGAGCGGTTCCTTCAGCTTGCGGCTTCGGACAACATCCGTATCGTCAACTGCACGACGGCGGCGCAGTACTTCCACGTCCTGCGGCGTCAGGCGGCGCTGCTGCACACCGCGCCGCGCCCATTGATCATCATGACGCCGAAGGGCCTGCTGCGCCATCCCAAGGCGGCGTCGTCATTGCAGGATCTGGCGACGGGCCACTTCCAGACGGTGATCGACGACGCGGCGGCGCGAAGCCACGCATCGGACATTTCCCGCATTGTGCTCAGCAGCGGCAAGGTCTATGTCGATCTGATCGGAAACGAAGCGTTCGCCGAAGCGTCCAGCCATCTCGCGGCGGTGCGCGTCGAGCAGCTCTACCCGTTCCCCGGCGATGTCCTGCGCGATACCCTGGCCTCCTATCCGAACGCTCAGGAGATCGTCTGGATGCAGGAGGAGCCGAAGAATATGGGCGCCTGGACTTACATGGAGCCCAAACTGCGCGACCTGCTCGCTCCTGGACAGACGCTGACTTACGTCGGCCGTCCGGAGTCCGCGAGCCCGGCCGAAGGCTCCATCCGCCGGCACACGACCGAGCAGAACCGGATCGTGGCGGCGGCTCTGAGCGCCGCGCCGGCCCTCAAGGTCAAAAAGGCCGTCGTCAAATCGTGA
- a CDS encoding outer membrane beta-barrel protein has protein sequence MKKTMIVSTIALLASVLGTSAAQAQDAPVQKPLSIKIGGYFPSGGDARTLGNTWLHVGGDYAFGKTDTASPLLKLGYVDYSGKEKDGVRGQYIGVGLGVRAYANKATNTTVSPFYGAGLGVYFEQAKGGGQTKNTTGVGLKASVGVELNQGAFIEGGYTYLPQKVSDTDLSGFSADLGYRF, from the coding sequence ATGAAAAAGACAATGATTGTCAGCACGATCGCTTTGCTCGCGAGCGTCCTTGGAACCTCGGCGGCTCAGGCTCAGGATGCCCCGGTGCAGAAGCCGCTCAGCATCAAGATCGGTGGATACTTCCCGTCCGGCGGCGACGCGCGCACGCTCGGCAACACGTGGCTGCACGTTGGCGGAGACTATGCGTTCGGCAAGACCGACACGGCGTCGCCGCTGCTGAAGCTGGGATATGTGGATTATTCCGGCAAGGAGAAGGACGGCGTGCGTGGACAGTACATTGGCGTCGGCCTTGGCGTCCGCGCCTATGCGAATAAAGCGACCAACACCACCGTGTCTCCGTTCTACGGCGCGGGGCTCGGCGTTTACTTCGAGCAGGCGAAGGGCGGCGGCCAAACCAAGAATACGACCGGTGTCGGACTGAAGGCCAGCGTCGGTGTTGAACTGAACCAGGGCGCATTCATCGAAGGCGGCTACACCTACCTTCCGCAGAAAGTCAGCGACACGGATCTGAGCGGCTTCAGCGCGGATCTGGGATACCGGTTCTAA
- a CDS encoding SAM-dependent methyltransferase: MTQSAIPLCVTTGVKGRPDLQERARALAHELGGVYYPREKDNIPEVLAATGAKRALVVTHTKLVLRDGDSEFEYSFHPNLAMLRGYNVTRGWRDLYVEAAALQPGESVLDCTLGFAGEATLAALMVGETGKVVGLESVPELAAVTRDGVSRFDLEPKILEEAMRRVHVVTASYRDYLREAPDASFDLVYFDPFFDERLPGSENSVSPLALFGNTEPLDTASIHEARRVARRRVVIKHPRRDALPPEIESLVEESVTGRKSRVVYKILPPLAAGLT, translated from the coding sequence ATGACGCAGTCTGCAATTCCCCTATGCGTCACCACCGGCGTCAAGGGCCGGCCGGATCTTCAGGAGCGGGCGCGAGCGCTCGCGCATGAACTGGGCGGCGTTTACTATCCCCGCGAGAAAGACAATATCCCCGAAGTCCTCGCCGCCACCGGCGCCAAACGTGCGCTGGTCGTCACGCACACCAAGCTGGTGCTGCGCGACGGCGATTCCGAGTTCGAATACTCATTCCATCCCAACCTGGCGATGCTGCGGGGTTACAATGTCACGCGCGGCTGGCGGGACCTATACGTCGAAGCAGCCGCGTTGCAGCCCGGTGAATCGGTCCTGGACTGCACGCTCGGCTTCGCCGGCGAGGCGACTCTCGCGGCGCTGATGGTGGGAGAAACGGGAAAGGTCGTGGGTTTGGAGAGCGTGCCGGAGCTTGCGGCCGTCACGCGCGACGGCGTGAGCCGCTTCGACCTGGAGCCCAAGATCCTGGAAGAAGCAATGCGGCGCGTGCATGTCGTGACGGCCAGCTACCGCGACTATCTGCGCGAGGCCCCGGACGCATCGTTCGACCTGGTGTACTTCGACCCCTTCTTCGACGAACGCCTGCCCGGCTCCGAAAACTCCGTCAGCCCGCTGGCGCTCTTTGGAAACACGGAGCCGCTGGACACCGCCTCAATCCACGAAGCGCGCCGCGTCGCCCGCCGCCGCGTCGTGATCAAGCATCCACGGCGCGACGCCCTCCCCCCAGAGATCGAATCGCTGGTCGAGGAGAGCGTCACCGGCCGCAAAAGCCGCGTCGTCTATAAGATCCTGCCGCCGCTCGCGGCGGGCTTAACTTAG
- a CDS encoding vWA domain-containing protein, translating into MNLLSALNLLWLIPLCGGIIALWMLRLKRQDVTVSSLYLWRDVLAPTQSNAPLQKLRRHLLLFLQLLAAFLLIFALARPFVYGQAGAGGAIVVIVDSSASMNATDVQPSRLAAAKEAAKNYLDREMRLGDVATVIAATAKPSTSLSFTTDRGRVKQAIDDIAPTDTIADMPGALALAQSLIGNGNGARVKIFSDGAFGPDAQQRLSAITLGGADVSMQTIGAKSADNVAITAMDGRRDPVSGEYEVFVNVENLGGRPHEGTTLTLLRDGRVIDSRSLTFAGGSQSETFTGPDLTQGGLITARLDGLKDDLDRDDTASLALATPRKRRVLLVSSGNLFLERGLNIDPDVVLEEVAPSEFTASGKGGAGYDLVVFDAFLPKGALKPGNYLLFNALGPQSTFTSAGAPSEEATQIIDQDRTHPLMRYVDLSGLALAKSPTLQLALWAESLAETQAGPLVAAGEHDGARVVGVGFDLGDSDWPLRVSFPIFLTNCVNWLTSTGGLGPASPDSIAGTVVSLTTPPGLSSVKITRPDGKSDWVSAPPDGGVALFDQADEVGVYQADAGASYHHPFAVNLLNKYVSTLTPESHPELTRAPSGAPVKPLHLQPVRSEYWTAIAAAALVFLLLEWLVFHRRV; encoded by the coding sequence ATGAACCTTCTCAGCGCTCTCAATCTTCTCTGGCTCATCCCGCTTTGCGGCGGCATCATCGCCCTCTGGATGCTGCGCCTCAAACGGCAGGACGTCACCGTCTCCTCGCTGTACCTCTGGCGTGATGTGCTGGCGCCGACGCAGTCGAATGCGCCCTTACAGAAGCTTCGCAGGCATTTGCTCCTCTTTCTACAGCTCCTGGCGGCTTTCCTGCTGATCTTCGCCCTGGCGCGGCCGTTCGTCTACGGTCAGGCGGGGGCGGGGGGCGCCATCGTGGTTATCGTGGACAGTTCGGCGTCGATGAACGCCACGGATGTGCAGCCGTCGCGCCTGGCGGCGGCGAAGGAAGCGGCGAAGAATTATCTGGATCGCGAGATGCGCCTGGGCGATGTCGCCACGGTGATCGCCGCCACGGCGAAGCCATCGACGTCGCTCAGCTTTACGACCGACCGCGGGCGTGTGAAGCAGGCGATTGACGACATCGCGCCGACCGACACTATCGCGGATATGCCGGGCGCGCTCGCGCTGGCGCAGTCGTTGATTGGCAACGGGAACGGCGCGCGCGTAAAGATTTTCTCCGATGGAGCGTTCGGCCCCGACGCCCAGCAGCGGCTCAGCGCGATCACGCTCGGTGGCGCCGACGTTTCGATGCAGACGATCGGCGCCAAAAGCGCGGACAATGTCGCGATCACGGCGATGGACGGCCGGCGCGATCCCGTATCCGGTGAGTACGAAGTGTTTGTCAATGTGGAGAACCTCGGCGGACGCCCGCATGAAGGAACGACGCTGACTCTGCTGCGCGACGGCCGCGTGATCGATTCCCGCTCGCTGACCTTCGCCGGCGGCTCGCAGTCGGAAACGTTCACCGGTCCAGATTTGACACAGGGCGGGCTCATCACCGCGCGTCTGGACGGTCTCAAGGACGATCTGGACCGCGACGACACCGCATCACTGGCGCTGGCGACGCCGCGGAAGCGCCGTGTTTTGCTCGTGAGCAGCGGCAATCTCTTCCTGGAGCGCGGTCTGAACATCGATCCGGATGTCGTGCTGGAGGAAGTGGCGCCCAGCGAGTTCACCGCGTCGGGAAAAGGCGGCGCCGGCTACGACCTCGTCGTCTTTGACGCGTTCCTGCCCAAAGGCGCGCTCAAACCCGGCAATTATCTTCTGTTCAACGCGCTTGGACCGCAATCGACATTCACGTCGGCGGGCGCGCCTTCGGAGGAAGCCACGCAGATCATCGATCAGGATCGCACGCATCCGTTGATGCGTTATGTCGATCTGAGCGGCCTTGCCCTGGCGAAGTCGCCGACCCTGCAACTGGCGCTGTGGGCGGAGAGCCTGGCTGAAACGCAGGCGGGGCCACTGGTGGCCGCCGGAGAGCATGACGGCGCGCGCGTGGTCGGCGTCGGTTTCGATCTCGGCGATTCCGATTGGCCCCTGCGCGTCTCCTTCCCGATCTTCCTGACCAACTGCGTCAACTGGCTCACCTCGACGGGCGGCCTTGGCCCCGCTTCGCCGGACTCCATCGCCGGGACCGTCGTCTCGCTGACCACGCCGCCCGGATTGTCCAGCGTCAAGATCACGCGGCCCGACGGCAAATCCGACTGGGTCAGCGCGCCGCCCGACGGCGGCGTCGCGCTGTTCGATCAGGCGGACGAGGTCGGCGTCTATCAGGCCGACGCGGGCGCCAGCTACCACCATCCCTTCGCCGTGAACCTGCTGAACAAATACGTCAGCACGCTCACCCCCGAATCGCATCCCGAACTGACGCGCGCGCCCAGCGGCGCCCCCGTGAAACCCCTCCATCTCCAGCCCGTGCGCAGCGAATACTGGACCGCGATCGCCGCCGCCGCGCTGGTCTTCCTGTTACTGGAATGGCTGGTGTTTCATCGGAGGGTGTGA
- a CDS encoding DUF58 domain-containing protein, with protein MKKLEALSLVSRRAYAGLTKGERRSVKRGASIEFADYREYSSGDDLRYVDWKAYGRLDKLFLKLFIEEEDLNLHLLIDTSKSMSFGSPLTKADYARRTAAALGYIALCEYDRVSVAPFSAGLREPMSPLRGKPGIVPFFRFLETKMPSEGETRFGDALTQYAARTTTGGIAVVISDFFDDTYQRGLKALMARNLQIVLLHVLDEDEIKPPLTGDLRLVDSETGEQGEVSISAHLLGRYEERLQKFYAELKSVSSRYGMDYVRTSTAVPFEDVILQFLRRGGLLR; from the coding sequence TTGAAGAAGCTCGAAGCCTTAAGCCTCGTCAGCCGGCGCGCGTACGCGGGACTGACCAAGGGCGAACGGCGTTCCGTCAAACGGGGAGCTTCGATTGAGTTCGCCGATTACCGCGAGTATTCTTCTGGAGACGATCTCCGTTACGTCGATTGGAAGGCCTACGGCCGTCTCGACAAACTTTTCCTCAAGCTGTTCATCGAGGAAGAGGATCTCAATCTTCACCTCTTGATCGACACCAGCAAGAGCATGAGTTTCGGCTCTCCCTTGACCAAGGCCGATTACGCGCGGCGCACGGCGGCGGCGCTGGGATATATCGCCCTGTGCGAGTACGATCGCGTTTCGGTCGCCCCTTTCAGCGCGGGACTGCGCGAGCCAATGTCTCCCCTGCGCGGCAAACCAGGCATCGTTCCCTTCTTTCGCTTTCTCGAAACGAAAATGCCGTCCGAGGGGGAAACCCGGTTCGGAGACGCGCTCACCCAGTACGCCGCGCGCACCACGACCGGCGGCATCGCCGTCGTGATCTCCGACTTCTTCGACGACACCTACCAGCGCGGCCTGAAAGCGTTGATGGCGCGCAACCTCCAGATCGTCCTGCTGCATGTGCTCGACGAAGACGAGATCAAGCCGCCGCTGACCGGCGATCTGCGTCTTGTGGATTCCGAGACGGGCGAGCAAGGGGAGGTCAGTATCTCCGCGCACCTGCTGGGGCGCTACGAAGAGCGTCTGCAAAAATTCTACGCGGAACTCAAGAGCGTGTCGTCCCGTTACGGAATGGATTATGTGCGGACTTCGACCGCCGTGCCGTTCGAGGATGTGATCTTGCAGTTCCTGCGGCGCGGCGGCCTGCTGCGCTAA
- a CDS encoding ComEC/Rec2 family competence protein, giving the protein MKLVHCSILLLVVASGCAKSPSGPASPNRIGGVRLPAGAAPMTGAGIMTVSYIDIGQGDSELLQTPSGKNILIDSGPPGSRAALMGYLSRRGVTDLDFIIASHPHEDHIGNMPAVLQQFTVHEFLDSGLATASQTQKRMLQEIKAHGVKFTIVSRSLVGTKRDLGDGVTMQFFEPKTPLLTGTSSDPNNNSVVCKVTDGKVRFLFCGDQEETERARLYQDNPDLRAEIYKAAHHGSHNGTDDAFMARVQPKDAIISCGVGNSYGHPHKEALMALAKSGAKVWRTDQQGTIVVTTDGKTYHVTPLGKSADAPAPGKGQSRGPRAAAPSSGAGAAPTPAAAAAGNGTESGQIVGNKRSHIYHLSSDSGNLPSAKNRIYFGSAAEAEAAGYRAARSTQ; this is encoded by the coding sequence ATGAAACTGGTGCATTGTAGCATACTTTTACTCGTCGTCGCCTCCGGATGCGCAAAGTCTCCGTCCGGCCCGGCGTCGCCCAATCGAATTGGCGGGGTTCGCCTGCCCGCCGGCGCCGCGCCGATGACCGGTGCGGGCATCATGACTGTGTCTTATATCGATATCGGCCAGGGCGACAGCGAGCTTTTGCAGACGCCCTCCGGCAAGAATATCCTGATCGACAGCGGCCCGCCCGGCAGCCGCGCGGCGCTGATGGGCTATCTCAGCCGGCGCGGCGTGACGGACCTGGACTTCATCATCGCGTCTCACCCGCATGAAGACCATATCGGCAATATGCCGGCCGTATTACAGCAGTTTACAGTCCATGAGTTTCTGGACAGCGGCCTCGCGACGGCCAGCCAAACCCAGAAACGGATGCTTCAGGAGATCAAGGCGCATGGCGTGAAGTTCACCATCGTTTCGCGCAGCCTGGTCGGAACCAAACGGGATCTGGGCGACGGCGTCACCATGCAGTTCTTCGAGCCCAAGACTCCCCTGCTCACGGGAACCAGCAGCGATCCGAACAACAACAGCGTCGTCTGCAAGGTGACCGACGGCAAAGTGCGTTTCCTCTTTTGCGGCGATCAGGAAGAGACCGAGCGCGCCCGCCTTTATCAAGACAACCCCGATCTGCGCGCGGAGATCTACAAAGCCGCGCACCATGGATCGCACAACGGCACGGACGACGCATTTATGGCGCGCGTCCAGCCCAAGGACGCCATTATCTCCTGCGGCGTCGGCAATAGTTACGGTCATCCCCATAAAGAAGCGCTCATGGCGCTGGCGAAGTCCGGCGCGAAGGTCTGGCGCACGGACCAGCAGGGAACGATCGTGGTCACCACGGACGGCAAGACCTACCATGTGACGCCATTGGGCAAATCCGCCGACGCCCCCGCGCCCGGCAAGGGACAATCACGCGGACCACGCGCCGCCGCCCCATCCAGCGGCGCCGGCGCGGCCCCGACTCCGGCGGCGGCCGCGGCGGGAAACGGAACCGAAAGCGGCCAGATCGTGGGAAATAAACGGTCCCACATTTACCATCTTTCCAGCGACAGCGGAAACCTGCCGTCGGCAAAGAACCGGATTTACTTTGGAAGCGCCGCTGAAGCGGAGGCCGCTGGATACCGCGCGGCGAGGAGCACGCAATGA
- the upp gene encoding uracil phosphoribosyltransferase, with amino-acid sequence MPITVLDHPLAAHYLTLLRDKSTEPAKFRTLTKKLTLLLIVEATRGLTTVPATVETPMEAYSGRKLGGGLIAVPILRAGLGMLDPLLELFPDVSVGYIGLERDHATAVAASYYAKLPPKIGGRTTLVLDPMLATGGSASNAIARIKEAGAGPILMLSIVAAPEGVARLNEDHPDVAVFSAGLDRELNDRKYILPGLGDFGDRLYGTEPID; translated from the coding sequence ATGCCCATCACCGTCCTAGATCATCCCCTCGCCGCGCACTATCTCACACTGCTGCGCGACAAAAGCACCGAACCGGCGAAGTTTCGCACGCTGACCAAGAAGCTGACGTTACTATTGATCGTCGAAGCGACTCGCGGCTTGACGACCGTTCCAGCCACCGTGGAGACACCGATGGAAGCTTATTCCGGCCGGAAGCTCGGCGGCGGACTGATCGCCGTCCCCATTCTGCGCGCCGGCTTGGGAATGCTGGATCCGCTCCTGGAGCTGTTCCCCGACGTCTCCGTAGGCTACATTGGCCTGGAGCGCGATCACGCGACGGCGGTTGCGGCTTCCTATTATGCAAAGCTGCCGCCCAAAATCGGCGGGCGGACGACCCTGGTGCTGGACCCCATGCTCGCGACCGGCGGTTCGGCGTCGAACGCCATCGCGCGGATCAAGGAAGCCGGCGCCGGGCCGATCTTGATGCTCAGCATTGTCGCGGCGCCCGAAGGCGTCGCGCGGCTCAATGAGGACCATCCGGATGTCGCGGTCTTCAGCGCCGGCCTGGATCGCGAACTCAACGACCGCAAGTATATCCTGCCAGGCCTGGGCGATTTCGGCGACCGATTGTACGGCACCGAACCGATCGACTGA
- the odhB gene encoding 2-oxoglutarate dehydrogenase complex dihydrolipoyllysine-residue succinyltransferase, producing the protein MPVEIRVPQLGESIVEATITRWLKKDGDAVTAGETILELDTDKVNVEVPADESGVIQGITGAEGDTVAVGDLLATIVPAAAAPVAAAPVAATAVAAEAPAPVAETHASPVAKRLADSNNVDLSQLKGSGPNGRIVKDDVATFVERQAEAPATATTIAAAASAAAPASKPAPAAPAAAPAAPSGRPEERVRMTRRRQTIATRLVEAQHTAAMLTTFNEIDMTAVMEVRKRRKDSFKEKHGVGLGFMSFFTKATIGALKAFPYVNGEIQGDEIVLKKYYDIGVAVGVEEGLVVPVVRDADRKTFAEIEKEIGSLAGKARENKLTIAEMLGGTFTITNGGVYGSLMSTPILNTPQVGILGMHKIEERPIAVAGQVVIRPMMYVALSYDHRIVDGGTAVRFLVKIKELLEDPESLLLEG; encoded by the coding sequence ATGCCCGTTGAAATACGTGTGCCGCAGCTTGGCGAATCGATCGTCGAGGCGACCATCACACGGTGGCTGAAAAAAGACGGGGACGCCGTGACGGCGGGAGAGACCATTCTCGAGCTGGATACGGATAAGGTGAACGTGGAAGTGCCGGCGGACGAAAGCGGCGTGATCCAGGGCATTACCGGCGCGGAAGGCGACACCGTGGCGGTGGGCGACCTTCTGGCGACCATCGTGCCCGCTGCCGCGGCGCCGGTTGCGGCCGCGCCCGTGGCCGCCACCGCCGTGGCCGCCGAAGCGCCCGCGCCGGTGGCGGAGACCCACGCGTCTCCCGTCGCCAAGCGCCTCGCCGACAGCAACAATGTCGATCTGAGCCAGCTCAAAGGCAGTGGCCCGAATGGCCGGATCGTGAAGGATGACGTCGCGACCTTCGTCGAGCGCCAGGCGGAAGCCCCCGCGACCGCCACGACAATCGCGGCGGCCGCCTCGGCGGCCGCGCCCGCGTCGAAGCCCGCCCCGGCCGCTCCGGCGGCTGCGCCCGCTGCGCCGAGCGGACGCCCGGAGGAGCGCGTGCGGATGACGCGCCGCCGCCAGACGATCGCCACTCGCCTGGTCGAAGCGCAGCACACCGCCGCGATGCTGACGACCTTCAACGAGATCGACATGACCGCCGTCATGGAAGTCCGCAAGCGCCGCAAAGATTCGTTCAAGGAAAAGCACGGCGTCGGCCTCGGCTTCATGTCGTTCTTCACCAAGGCGACCATCGGCGCGCTCAAAGCCTTCCCGTACGTCAACGGCGAGATCCAGGGCGATGAGATCGTGCTGAAGAAGTACTACGACATCGGCGTCGCCGTGGGCGTCGAAGAGGGCCTCGTCGTTCCCGTCGTGCGCGACGCGGACCGCAAGACCTTCGCCGAGATCGAAAAGGAAATCGGCTCGCTCGCCGGCAAAGCGCGCGAGAACAAGCTGACGATCGCCGAGATGCTGGGCGGCACGTTCACCATCACCAACGGCGGCGTCTACGGCTCCCTGATGTCCACCCCGATCCTGAACACCCCGCAGGTCGGCATCCTCGGCATGCACAAGATCGAGGAACGGCCCATCGCCGTCGCCGGTCAAGTGGTCATCCGCCCGATGATGTACGTCGCGCTGTCCTACGATCACCGGATCGTCGACGGCGGCACCGCCGTGCGGTTCCTGGTGAAGATCAAGGAACTGCTGGAAGACCCGGAGTCGCTGCTGCTGGAAGGCTAA
- a CDS encoding DUF3006 domain-containing protein encodes MTQKRFFLDRIEGDFAVLIPEGGKEEQNVPRADLPAGIPEGAWLIWRSASKTFHVDETETKKAKDDVQSLIDELAGG; translated from the coding sequence ATGACGCAAAAGCGTTTCTTTTTGGACCGAATCGAGGGCGATTTCGCCGTTCTCATACCGGAAGGCGGCAAGGAGGAACAAAATGTTCCGCGCGCGGACCTGCCGGCCGGCATTCCAGAAGGCGCCTGGCTGATTTGGCGCAGCGCCAGCAAAACGTTTCACGTCGATGAAACCGAAACAAAGAAAGCGAAAGACGATGTTCAGAGCTTGATAGATGAACTGGCGGGAGGCTAG